From one Geoalkalibacter halelectricus genomic stretch:
- a CDS encoding SPOR domain-containing protein: MNRDVKSRSQRRMEKKQALLLLVLMLAVSLVSFSLGVMVGKSGSSEPAIPAAKSETERIQVVQQDRPAVPAPAAPPAAAPPAETEAEKQPLTFFDTLPRGQEPPLGTGINLPRPAQDQAEPAREERRTPPPEARSAAPAAPAPAPAPSVADAPRATSDGRFVVQVGSFRSPDDARVLSDRLKAKNYPVFVQQADLGERGTWYRVRLGPYAQSAEAQGVVARLKSEEKIDAFVANR; this comes from the coding sequence ATGAATCGGGACGTGAAATCGCGCAGCCAGCGCCGCATGGAGAAAAAGCAGGCACTGCTGCTTCTGGTGCTGATGCTGGCCGTTTCCCTGGTGAGCTTTTCCCTGGGCGTCATGGTCGGCAAGAGTGGTTCCTCTGAACCGGCGATTCCCGCGGCAAAATCCGAAACGGAGCGCATCCAGGTGGTTCAGCAGGACCGGCCCGCCGTACCCGCTCCCGCCGCGCCGCCGGCTGCGGCGCCACCGGCCGAAACCGAGGCGGAAAAGCAGCCCCTGACGTTTTTCGATACGCTGCCGCGGGGGCAGGAACCGCCTTTGGGCACCGGCATCAACCTGCCGCGCCCTGCGCAGGACCAAGCCGAACCGGCGCGCGAGGAGCGGCGCACCCCGCCTCCGGAAGCGCGTTCCGCCGCCCCGGCGGCACCCGCCCCGGCACCCGCGCCCAGCGTCGCGGATGCTCCTCGGGCGACATCCGACGGCCGCTTTGTCGTCCAGGTGGGCTCCTTTCGGTCCCCGGATGATGCCCGAGTGCTGAGTGATCGGCTCAAGGCCAAGAACTACCCGGTCTTTGTTCAACAGGCAGACCTTGGCGAGCGAGGCACCTGGTATCGGGTGCGACTCGGTCCCTATGCCCAGTCGGCCGAGGCCCAGGGGGTGGTGGCGCGCCTGAAGAGCGAAGAGAAAATCGACGCCTTCGTGGCTAATCGCTAG
- a CDS encoding DEAD/DEAH box helicase — translation MKFTELDLPPEVLKGIEAVGFTDLTQVQEESIPLALAGHDVTGQAQTGTGKTAAFLISLFTRMLRQPRQTGSDPRALILAPTRELVAQICEDAKGLGAFVPFKVQPIFGGIDYQKQRDALRGGVDVIVATPGRLIDYAKQKVFSFGRIEFLVIDEADRMFDMGFIKDLRFILRRLPSFEQRQTMLFSATMSHRVRELAYEFMNVAERVEVEPEQVTAERVEQILFHVSRREKFPLLLGLLAKEAQSHRVLIFVNTKREAEHLTERLRVNDFRAAVISGDIPQQKRMRILTEFKKGLLRFLVATDVASRGIHVDEVTHVVNYDLPQDPEDYVHRIGRTARAGAAGKAISLADEELVLHLGDIEEYLGRRIPSAIPGEDDFVWDYKRPHPRKKAPVPEKAAAPGERKRPRRRRPRRKPSGGEPAPS, via the coding sequence ATGAAATTCACAGAACTCGACCTGCCACCGGAGGTGCTCAAGGGCATCGAGGCGGTCGGTTTTACCGACCTGACCCAGGTGCAGGAAGAATCCATTCCCCTGGCTTTGGCAGGACATGATGTCACCGGCCAGGCCCAGACCGGTACTGGAAAAACCGCCGCCTTTCTCATCTCGCTGTTCACCCGCATGCTGCGTCAGCCGCGGCAAACGGGCAGCGATCCGCGTGCCTTGATCCTGGCGCCGACGCGCGAGTTGGTCGCGCAGATCTGCGAGGATGCCAAGGGGCTGGGTGCTTTTGTCCCGTTCAAGGTGCAGCCCATTTTCGGGGGCATCGACTATCAGAAACAGCGCGACGCTCTGCGCGGCGGGGTAGATGTCATCGTGGCAACCCCGGGACGGCTTATCGACTACGCCAAACAGAAGGTCTTTAGTTTCGGGCGCATTGAATTTCTGGTTATCGATGAAGCCGACCGCATGTTCGATATGGGCTTTATCAAGGATCTTCGTTTCATCCTGCGGCGCCTGCCCTCCTTTGAGCAGCGCCAGACCATGCTTTTTTCCGCCACCATGTCGCATCGGGTGCGCGAACTGGCCTATGAGTTCATGAATGTCGCCGAGCGCGTCGAGGTTGAACCCGAGCAGGTCACGGCCGAGCGCGTCGAGCAGATTCTCTTCCATGTTTCTCGGCGGGAGAAATTCCCCCTGCTGCTCGGCCTGCTGGCCAAGGAAGCGCAGAGCCATCGCGTTCTTATCTTTGTCAACACCAAACGCGAGGCTGAGCATCTGACCGAGCGACTGAGGGTCAACGATTTTCGCGCCGCGGTGATTTCCGGTGACATTCCGCAGCAAAAGCGCATGCGGATATTGACCGAATTCAAAAAGGGGCTGCTGCGGTTTTTGGTGGCGACGGACGTGGCCTCGCGTGGCATCCACGTGGACGAGGTCACGCACGTGGTCAATTACGATCTTCCCCAGGACCCCGAGGACTATGTGCATCGCATTGGTCGCACCGCGCGGGCCGGCGCGGCGGGCAAGGCCATCTCCCTCGCCGATGAGGAGCTGGTTCTGCATCTCGGCGATATCGAGGAATATCTCGGACGGCGTATTCCCAGCGCCATCCCCGGCGAGGACGATTTTGTCTGGGACTATAAGCGCCCGCACCCGCGCAAAAAAGCCCCGGTTCCCGAAAAGGCCGCGGCGCCTGGCGAACGCAAGCGCCCGCGGCGGCGCCGCCCGCGGCGTAAACCTTCCGGCGGTGAACCGGCGCCATCCTGA
- a CDS encoding SRPBCC family protein, translated as MLRKVLLCVVALLLAFAVMMATTGQAEFFLEDDLVLASSPAEVWEVLSAVEDWPRWWPGFESAKVTPALQMGARLDLVLKGDPSKRPATVETVVNGRKISWVRDGILGSTTHTSLCLDEQGGETLFVIQSRIRGPQAFLARLTARNQFADYHQALLRSLQLQLAEDAASPLPQDS; from the coding sequence ATGTTGAGGAAAGTTCTGCTCTGTGTCGTCGCGCTGCTTTTAGCTTTTGCCGTCATGATGGCAACTACCGGGCAGGCAGAATTCTTTCTTGAGGACGACCTGGTTCTGGCCTCGTCGCCCGCGGAGGTCTGGGAGGTTTTGTCCGCCGTTGAAGATTGGCCGCGGTGGTGGCCCGGGTTTGAGTCCGCCAAGGTCACGCCGGCCCTGCAAATGGGGGCGCGGTTGGATCTGGTGCTCAAGGGCGACCCAAGCAAACGGCCCGCCACGGTCGAGACGGTGGTGAACGGGCGCAAGATCAGCTGGGTTCGCGACGGGATTCTGGGCAGCACCACCCACACCAGCCTGTGCCTTGACGAACAAGGGGGGGAGACGCTGTTCGTTATTCAGAGCCGCATCCGGGGACCCCAGGCCTTTTTGGCCCGCCTCACGGCCAGGAATCAGTTCGCCGACTATCATCAGGCGCTGCTCAGATCCTTGCAGTTGCAGCTCGCGGAGGATGCCGCCTCACCCTTGCCGCAGGATTCTTAG
- a CDS encoding ComEA family DNA-binding protein, which produces MKNAVYVVLFAFMIVLGGVIQASAQEQVTQQVAPATLININKASAEQLQALPGIGAVKARSIVAYRENQPFGAVEEILAVDGIGAATLERIRNQITVD; this is translated from the coding sequence ATGAAAAATGCTGTTTATGTCGTTTTGTTTGCGTTTATGATTGTGCTTGGAGGGGTGATTCAGGCGTCGGCGCAAGAGCAGGTCACCCAACAGGTTGCCCCGGCAACCTTGATCAATATCAACAAAGCATCGGCTGAGCAACTGCAGGCGCTGCCCGGCATCGGGGCCGTCAAGGCCCGCAGCATCGTGGCCTATCGGGAAAACCAGCCCTTCGGCGCGGTGGAAGAGATTTTGGCAGTGGATGGAATCGGCGCGGCGACCCTGGAGCGAATCCGCAACCAGATAACCGTCGACTAA
- the argS gene encoding arginine--tRNA ligase codes for MRDRLKAQIEQALRRCYDQGRLHSGEMPEIVLEVPAHAEHGDFATNVAMLLARAEKKAPRKIAEELLAALGEGDGLWRQVEIAGPGFINFFLTNRCWYAVLDDIMRSGADFGRSRCGAAKRVQVEFVSANPTGPLHIGHGRGAATGDAVAALLQYTGYQVDREYYINDAGNQMNTLGLSLYLRYRELLGESIEFPATCYQGDYIRDLAREVVNQEGRRLLELGEEEALAYFARFGGERILAGIDEDLQAFGVRFDRWYSEQSLYDRGEVERGIELVRERQLAYEEQGALWFRTTAFGDDKDRVLVRSNGATTYFASDVAYHKEKFDRGYELVIDVWGADHHGYVPRMKAAVTGLGRSPEDLQVILVQLVNLLRGGQQVAMSTRSGEFVTLREVIDEVGRDACRFFFLMRRSDSQLDFDLELAKQQNNDNPVYYVQYAHARVCSINRTAAEQGLEVPALGEVDFDRLLLADELALAKHLAQFPETLVAAAQNFAPHRVVFYLQELAAQFHSYYNRNRVISEDLETSRARLYLVNCVRIVLENALRLLGVSAPEKM; via the coding sequence ATGAGAGATCGCCTCAAGGCCCAGATTGAACAGGCCCTGCGTCGCTGTTACGACCAGGGTCGCCTGCATTCGGGGGAGATGCCCGAAATCGTTCTCGAAGTTCCCGCTCATGCCGAGCATGGGGATTTTGCCACCAATGTCGCCATGCTGTTGGCGCGCGCCGAGAAAAAGGCGCCGCGCAAGATCGCCGAGGAGTTGCTGGCCGCGCTCGGCGAAGGCGACGGTCTGTGGCGTCAGGTTGAAATTGCCGGACCCGGTTTCATCAACTTTTTCCTGACCAATCGTTGCTGGTACGCGGTTCTGGACGATATCATGCGTTCCGGCGCCGATTTCGGCCGCAGCCGGTGCGGAGCCGCTAAGCGCGTACAGGTCGAATTCGTCAGTGCCAATCCCACCGGGCCGCTGCACATTGGCCACGGACGCGGTGCGGCCACCGGCGACGCGGTCGCTGCTTTGCTGCAGTACACCGGCTACCAGGTTGACCGCGAATACTATATCAATGATGCCGGCAACCAGATGAACACCCTGGGGCTGTCATTGTATCTGCGTTATCGGGAGCTGCTTGGCGAGAGCATCGAATTTCCCGCCACCTGCTATCAGGGCGATTACATTCGCGATCTGGCGCGCGAGGTGGTGAATCAGGAGGGGCGCCGGCTGCTCGAACTTGGTGAGGAAGAGGCGTTGGCCTATTTTGCCCGCTTTGGCGGCGAGCGCATCTTGGCGGGTATCGATGAAGATCTTCAGGCTTTCGGGGTGCGCTTCGACCGCTGGTACAGCGAGCAAAGTCTCTATGACCGCGGCGAGGTGGAGCGCGGCATCGAGCTGGTGCGCGAGCGGCAACTCGCCTACGAGGAGCAAGGCGCCCTGTGGTTTCGCACCACGGCCTTCGGCGACGACAAGGATCGTGTTTTGGTGCGCTCCAACGGCGCCACAACCTATTTTGCCTCGGATGTGGCCTACCACAAGGAAAAATTCGATCGCGGCTATGAGCTGGTGATCGATGTCTGGGGTGCCGATCACCACGGATACGTGCCGCGCATGAAGGCGGCGGTGACCGGCCTGGGACGCAGTCCCGAGGATTTGCAGGTCATTCTGGTGCAATTGGTCAACTTGCTGCGCGGCGGCCAGCAGGTGGCCATGAGCACTCGCAGCGGCGAGTTCGTCACCCTGCGTGAGGTTATCGATGAAGTCGGTCGCGATGCCTGCCGGTTTTTCTTTCTCATGCGCCGCTCCGACAGTCAGCTTGATTTCGATCTCGAGTTGGCCAAACAGCAAAACAACGATAATCCGGTCTATTATGTACAATATGCCCATGCGCGGGTGTGCAGCATCAACCGCACCGCCGCGGAGCAGGGGTTGGAAGTGCCTGCATTGGGCGAAGTCGATTTTGACCGGCTGCTGTTGGCCGATGAACTGGCCCTGGCCAAGCATCTCGCGCAGTTTCCGGAAACCCTGGTGGCGGCGGCCCAGAATTTCGCGCCGCATCGCGTGGTGTTCTACCTTCAGGAGCTGGCGGCACAGTTTCACAGTTACTACAACCGCAACCGCGTGATCAGCGAGGACTTGGAGACCAGCCGTGCGCGCCTCTATCTGGTCAACTGCGTGCGCATCGTGCTGGAAAATGCCCTGCGGCTGCTGGGTGTTTCGGCTCCGGAAAAGATGTAG
- the accD gene encoding acetyl-CoA carboxylase, carboxyltransferase subunit beta: MAWFLKKKAPIAPVEQKQVQMPEGVWTKCKNCNEIIYSKEIERNHNVCPKCDYHFRISARERIELVLDTGSFAEMDAGMHSVDFLEFKDSKKYKDRIKATMKKTGMGDAIVCGSGTIDGLPVVVAVFDFGFMGGSMGSVVGEKITRAIEKGLEEKKPVLVFSSSGGARMQESILSLMQMAKTSAALAKLKAAGLPFISVLTDPTTGGVTASFAMLGDLNIAEPRALIGFAGPRVIEQTIRQTLPEGFQRSEYLLEHGMVDMIVRRQEMKARLSQVLRIFTKS; the protein is encoded by the coding sequence ATGGCCTGGTTTCTGAAAAAAAAGGCGCCCATCGCGCCCGTGGAGCAGAAGCAGGTGCAGATGCCTGAAGGGGTCTGGACCAAGTGCAAAAACTGCAACGAAATCATTTACAGCAAGGAAATCGAACGCAACCATAATGTCTGCCCCAAGTGCGATTACCATTTTCGCATCAGTGCGCGGGAGCGCATCGAGTTGGTGCTCGACACCGGCTCGTTCGCGGAGATGGACGCCGGCATGCATTCCGTTGATTTCCTTGAGTTCAAGGACAGCAAAAAATACAAGGATCGCATCAAGGCGACCATGAAGAAGACCGGCATGGGTGATGCCATCGTGTGCGGTTCAGGAACCATCGATGGGCTGCCGGTGGTGGTGGCCGTGTTCGATTTCGGTTTCATGGGAGGCAGCATGGGCTCGGTGGTGGGGGAGAAGATCACCCGGGCCATCGAAAAAGGCCTTGAGGAAAAAAAGCCGGTCCTGGTCTTTTCTTCTTCCGGTGGCGCGCGCATGCAGGAAAGCATTCTGTCGTTGATGCAGATGGCCAAGACCAGTGCCGCCCTGGCCAAACTCAAAGCGGCGGGATTGCCTTTCATTTCCGTGCTGACCGATCCCACCACCGGCGGGGTCACGGCGAGTTTCGCCATGTTGGGCGACCTTAATATCGCCGAACCGCGCGCTCTGATTGGTTTCGCCGGCCCGCGCGTCATTGAGCAGACCATTCGGCAGACCTTGCCGGAGGGCTTTCAGCGTTCCGAGTATCTGCTCGAGCACGGCATGGTCGACATGATTGTGCGCCGCCAGGAGATGAAGGCGCGCCTGTCCCAGGTGCTGCGCATCTTCACCAAGAGCTGA
- a CDS encoding FtsB family cell division protein produces the protein MAADEKENTTSAGFWRPSKWMFVAVAVLVGLALFGERGVLNTLRMHQYKQSLQEKIAEIETDNARLRAEIEALRNNSRHLEGVARKELGMVREGELVYQFRTAPRPDPPSLAAEESAP, from the coding sequence ATGGCCGCCGACGAAAAAGAAAATACAACTTCCGCGGGCTTTTGGCGTCCATCCAAGTGGATGTTTGTGGCGGTGGCGGTTTTGGTCGGTCTGGCGCTTTTCGGGGAACGCGGGGTTCTCAACACCCTGCGCATGCACCAATACAAGCAATCCCTTCAGGAAAAAATAGCCGAAATCGAAACCGACAACGCGCGCTTGCGGGCCGAAATCGAGGCCTTGCGCAACAACTCCCGTCACCTGGAAGGGGTTGCCCGCAAGGAGCTGGGGATGGTGAGGGAAGGGGAGTTGGTCTATCAGTTCCGCACCGCCCCCCGACCGGACCCGCCGTCCTTGGCCGCCGAAGAAAGCGCCCCTTAA
- a CDS encoding bifunctional folylpolyglutamate synthase/dihydrofolate synthase, with protein MPFRETLDYLYGLQRFGIKLGLTNTQHLLARLDHPERCCPVIHVAGTNGKGSVCAGLARVLGEAGLRVGLYTSPHLHCFTERIRINERCIDEAEVVRLTDELRTCAEDLPLTFFEFTTAMALQYFRSRQVDCMVLETGMGGRLDATNVVLPRVSVITPVSEDHAEHLGADLAAIAGEKAGIIKPRIPLVLGRQQPEALGVLKQRARELDAPVREAGVDFHPVHHPECFDFVGRNVQLEGLRPTLAGAHQRDNLAVVLAVAEQLREQGWDLPDHALRRGVESLTWPGRLERWPSNPPVLLDGAHNAAGAAALAAYLSGQGLANLPWVVGLSGTRRPEQIFLPWLPLMGMAYVAEPGVDKAVPAEAAAAYLRSQGRAVRVCTSPTAALAQALHDCPDAPLVVAAGSLYLIAEVRAWLRAHNEVSR; from the coding sequence GTGCCCTTCCGCGAAACTCTTGATTACCTCTATGGGTTGCAGCGCTTTGGCATCAAGCTGGGCTTGACCAATACCCAGCACCTGCTGGCGCGTTTGGACCACCCCGAAAGATGTTGCCCGGTTATCCACGTCGCCGGCACCAATGGCAAGGGCTCGGTTTGCGCCGGCCTCGCCCGTGTTCTGGGCGAGGCCGGTTTGCGTGTCGGCCTCTATACCTCCCCCCACCTGCATTGCTTTACCGAACGCATCCGCATCAATGAGCGCTGCATCGACGAAGCTGAGGTCGTGCGCTTAACCGACGAGCTGCGTACTTGCGCCGAAGATCTGCCTCTGACATTTTTCGAATTCACCACCGCCATGGCCCTGCAATATTTCCGCTCCCGGCAGGTGGACTGCATGGTGCTTGAAACCGGGATGGGCGGGCGGCTGGATGCGACCAACGTGGTGCTTCCGCGGGTTTCGGTCATCACTCCGGTATCCGAGGATCATGCCGAGCACCTCGGTGCCGACCTGGCTGCCATTGCCGGGGAGAAAGCCGGCATCATCAAGCCGCGGATTCCCCTCGTCCTTGGGCGCCAACAACCCGAGGCCCTTGGCGTTCTGAAGCAGCGCGCCCGGGAGCTAGATGCGCCGGTGCGCGAGGCTGGGGTCGATTTTCATCCAGTCCACCATCCGGAGTGTTTTGATTTTGTCGGGCGCAACGTCCAGCTTGAAGGGTTGCGGCCGACGCTGGCCGGGGCCCATCAACGCGACAACCTTGCCGTCGTGCTGGCGGTTGCCGAACAGCTCAGGGAGCAGGGCTGGGATTTGCCCGATCACGCCTTGCGCCGCGGGGTGGAGAGTCTGACCTGGCCAGGGCGTTTGGAGCGCTGGCCGTCAAACCCGCCGGTCCTGCTCGATGGCGCCCATAATGCCGCCGGCGCGGCGGCTTTGGCCGCCTACTTGTCCGGGCAGGGATTGGCGAATCTTCCGTGGGTGGTCGGACTTAGCGGCACGCGGCGCCCCGAACAAATTTTCCTTCCCTGGCTGCCCCTGATGGGGATGGCCTATGTCGCCGAACCGGGTGTCGATAAGGCCGTGCCCGCCGAAGCCGCGGCCGCCTATTTGCGGAGCCAGGGGCGTGCGGTGCGCGTTTGCACCTCGCCGACGGCGGCCCTGGCCCAGGCCCTGCACGATTGCCCCGACGCCCCCCTGGTGGTGGCGGCGGGCTCACTCTACCTGATCGCCGAGGTGCGCGCTTGGCTTAGAGCCCACAACGAGGTGTCGCGATGA
- a CDS encoding LPS-assembly protein LptD, with protein sequence MRGLSRHLATLCVVLLLVFGPGQGRAEQFAAGPRPGQTPVEIEADSLSSDRRAGTYLARGNVRIRHGDLTLLADEIEWHPQSGEARAPGRVSLVDAEGTLSGEDLVINLETGQGHLAQGRFFLAEHNLYVTGEGIERISTNQYRLARGTFTTCDGERPDWSFSARDLKVDLGSFARGRHARFHLKDVPVLYVPYFFYPAKTERESGFLMPRYGYSDRRGWEVSLAYYQVIATNQDATLYLDYLTELGLGKGAEYRYVFEAHEGEALVYHISGSGDQGDAYAIEWRNDGQLAGATRFGADIEYVSDRDYWQTFGEAAGEYNRDKTESKLFLSRSWEQQTLGGQLKYLKNLDDPSDATLQRLPQVRYSLVPVELGESPLYFGFDGTYDHFWRREGTKGQRLTLRPTLAAPFRVGVLEVAPELAYRQRFYSASGAEDDFSQKGMAEFTTRLSSSFARVYSPQGQRVRRIQHVVGPDVVYFYTPPTVQGRLPSFDAEDRIGPLHRLSYGLINRLTARIEPADGPARYREFLYFRLSQDYDIRESPPDPLNPRDNLRPFSDLRAELLVRPTRWGYLDFDGRYDLQTRDGKRTGFATLSLDAGVDDDRGNGAVLGYHYLREDLEYFQARVYTALLHPVHAQLQYRHDLLTSTTLETVLDLEYRSQCWSLFLTLSDRPGETRYLVSFALTGVGRVGKFGGSLDRTD encoded by the coding sequence ATGAGGGGACTTTCCCGGCACCTCGCAACCCTGTGCGTTGTTCTGTTGCTGGTCTTCGGGCCGGGTCAGGGCCGCGCCGAGCAATTCGCCGCGGGGCCTCGGCCCGGTCAGACTCCGGTGGAAATCGAAGCGGATTCCCTCAGCAGCGATCGGCGCGCCGGGACCTATCTGGCGCGCGGCAACGTGCGGATTCGCCATGGGGACCTGACCCTGCTGGCGGACGAGATCGAATGGCACCCCCAAAGCGGCGAGGCCCGAGCCCCCGGCAGGGTGTCCCTGGTCGACGCCGAGGGAACCCTGAGCGGCGAGGATTTGGTCATCAATCTGGAAACCGGGCAGGGGCATTTGGCGCAGGGACGGTTCTTTCTGGCCGAACATAACCTTTACGTCACCGGCGAAGGTATTGAACGGATCAGCACCAACCAATACCGCCTCGCCCGGGGCACCTTTACCACCTGTGACGGCGAACGGCCGGACTGGAGCTTCAGCGCCAGGGATCTCAAGGTCGATCTGGGCAGTTTCGCTCGCGGCCGCCATGCCCGCTTTCATCTCAAGGACGTTCCGGTTCTCTACGTGCCGTATTTTTTCTATCCCGCCAAGACCGAACGCGAGTCGGGTTTTCTCATGCCGCGCTATGGCTATTCCGATCGCCGTGGCTGGGAAGTCTCCTTGGCTTACTATCAGGTCATCGCAACGAACCAGGATGCGACTCTCTACCTTGATTACCTGACGGAACTGGGGTTGGGCAAGGGGGCGGAGTACCGCTATGTCTTCGAGGCGCACGAAGGCGAGGCCCTTGTCTACCATATCAGCGGCAGCGGCGACCAGGGCGATGCCTACGCGATTGAATGGCGCAATGACGGTCAACTCGCGGGAGCAACGCGCTTTGGCGCCGACATCGAATACGTCAGTGACCGCGACTACTGGCAAACCTTCGGTGAGGCGGCCGGTGAATACAACCGCGACAAGACCGAGTCGAAACTCTTTCTCAGCCGCTCCTGGGAACAGCAGACCCTGGGCGGGCAGTTGAAATATCTGAAAAATCTTGATGATCCCAGCGATGCCACCCTCCAGCGGCTGCCGCAGGTGCGCTATTCGCTGGTTCCGGTGGAGTTGGGCGAATCCCCTTTGTATTTCGGCTTCGACGGCACCTATGACCACTTTTGGCGGCGTGAGGGCACCAAGGGGCAGCGGCTGACCTTGCGCCCCACCCTGGCCGCTCCCTTTCGCGTCGGTGTGCTTGAGGTGGCCCCCGAGCTTGCCTATCGGCAGCGGTTTTACTCCGCCTCAGGTGCGGAAGATGATTTCTCCCAGAAAGGCATGGCGGAATTCACGACCCGGCTGTCCTCCTCCTTTGCGCGAGTCTATTCCCCGCAAGGGCAAAGGGTCAGGCGGATTCAGCATGTGGTCGGCCCCGATGTGGTTTATTTTTACACCCCGCCAACTGTTCAGGGACGTTTGCCCAGCTTTGACGCCGAAGACCGCATCGGCCCGCTGCACCGTCTCTCTTATGGCTTGATCAATCGGCTTACGGCACGTATCGAGCCTGCGGATGGTCCGGCGCGGTATCGTGAATTTTTGTATTTTCGGCTCTCCCAGGACTACGATATCCGCGAATCACCGCCTGACCCCCTCAACCCCCGCGACAACCTGCGACCTTTCTCCGATTTGCGCGCCGAGTTGTTGGTGCGACCCACCCGGTGGGGATATCTGGATTTCGATGGGCGCTACGACCTGCAAACCAGGGACGGCAAGCGCACGGGGTTTGCAACTCTAAGCCTGGACGCCGGGGTGGACGACGACCGCGGTAATGGTGCCGTCCTGGGCTATCACTACCTGCGCGAGGATCTGGAATATTTTCAGGCCCGTGTGTATACCGCGCTGCTGCACCCCGTGCACGCGCAACTGCAGTATCGCCATGACCTGCTGACCTCCACGACCTTGGAGACGGTCCTCGATCTGGAATACCGCTCGCAGTGCTGGAGTCTGTTCCTGACGCTGAGCGATCGCCCCGGAGAAACCCGCTATCTGGTGTCCTTTGCCCTCACCGGAGTCGGTCGGGTCGGTAAATTCGGCGGATCCCTCGACCGCACCGATTGA
- the trpA gene encoding tryptophan synthase subunit alpha, whose product MGRIAKTFARLKAAGEVGLIPFITAGDPDLRTTEELLFALVDAGADIIELGVPFSDPMADGPTIQLASERALAGGTTLQGILDMVARVRLRSQVPVVLMGYFNPVFRYGGERFARDAARAGVDAVLLVDLPAEQRDEIHPHLRAAGVDFIQLVAPTTPPERMKELAALGEGFLYFVSMTGVTGASQVDTHAIAPLVEDLRALSPVPVAVGFGINTPAAAAAIGRHADAVVVGSALVKIIAEHSVSPDLLERVCAFVRSLKQALPARG is encoded by the coding sequence ATGGGCCGTATTGCAAAAACTTTTGCACGCCTCAAGGCGGCCGGTGAAGTTGGCTTGATTCCCTTCATCACCGCTGGTGACCCGGATCTGCGCACCACGGAGGAACTGCTTTTCGCTCTGGTCGACGCAGGGGCGGATATCATCGAGTTGGGCGTGCCTTTTTCCGACCCCATGGCGGATGGGCCGACCATTCAACTGGCGAGCGAACGCGCCCTTGCCGGAGGAACCACCTTGCAGGGCATCCTCGATATGGTGGCGCGAGTGCGCTTGCGTAGCCAGGTTCCCGTGGTGTTGATGGGGTATTTCAATCCCGTGTTTCGCTATGGCGGCGAGCGCTTTGCCCGCGACGCGGCACGCGCCGGGGTCGACGCCGTGCTGCTGGTTGATCTTCCCGCCGAGCAGCGTGATGAGATCCATCCCCATCTACGCGCGGCCGGAGTCGATTTTATTCAGCTTGTGGCGCCCACCACGCCGCCTGAGCGCATGAAGGAGTTGGCCGCCCTCGGCGAGGGTTTTCTCTATTTCGTCTCGATGACCGGCGTTACCGGCGCCAGTCAGGTCGATACCCATGCCATAGCACCTTTGGTTGAGGATTTGCGTGCTCTGAGCCCGGTCCCTGTCGCGGTGGGTTTCGGAATCAATACCCCCGCCGCGGCGGCAGCCATCGGCCGCCATGCCGACGCGGTGGTGGTGGGAAGCGCCTTGGTCAAAATCATCGCCGAACATTCGGTGTCGCCCGACTTGTTGGAGCGGGTTTGCGCCTTCGTGCGCAGCCTCAAGCAGGCATTGCCCGCGCGAGGTTGA